In one Mycobacteroides chelonae genomic region, the following are encoded:
- the pssA gene encoding CDP-diacylglycerol--serine O-phosphatidyltransferase codes for MNQAASSKRPVHIRILPSVMTVLAICGGLSSIKFAFDGKPYISLTLIAAAAILDGLDGRIARLLDATSRMGAEIDSLADAVNFGVAPAVVLYISMLSDTPTAWVFSLLYAVCIVLRLARFNTLLDDDSQPAFTKEYFVGVPSPAGALMVLAPLAALLQFGDGWWSSVWAICAWMVFVSMLIVSQIPTAAMKSVSVPPRMVVLLLALVTVAAAGLLQYPYVLLLILIVVYLAHIPFAWRSQRWVAARPESWDAKPKERRDLRRDQRRDQRRAFRHAALPKRRTAERLGLRRPGGPR; via the coding sequence ATGAACCAAGCCGCGTCCTCGAAGCGCCCCGTACACATCAGGATTCTGCCGAGTGTGATGACGGTGCTGGCGATCTGCGGTGGCCTGTCCTCGATCAAGTTCGCGTTCGACGGAAAGCCCTACATCTCGCTGACCCTGATCGCCGCGGCCGCGATCCTCGACGGTCTCGACGGCAGGATCGCCCGGCTCTTGGACGCGACATCGCGAATGGGCGCGGAGATCGACTCGCTGGCCGACGCGGTGAACTTCGGTGTCGCGCCCGCGGTGGTGCTCTACATCTCGATGCTCTCGGATACCCCGACAGCATGGGTCTTTTCGCTTCTCTACGCGGTGTGCATCGTGCTGCGGCTGGCTCGCTTCAACACATTGCTTGACGACGATTCCCAACCCGCGTTCACCAAGGAGTATTTCGTCGGAGTGCCCTCCCCCGCGGGCGCGCTGATGGTGCTGGCCCCGCTGGCGGCCTTGCTGCAATTCGGCGACGGATGGTGGTCGTCGGTATGGGCGATATGCGCATGGATGGTGTTCGTATCCATGCTCATCGTTAGCCAGATCCCCACCGCGGCCATGAAATCCGTCTCCGTGCCGCCCCGCATGGTGGTCCTGCTGCTCGCGCTGGTGACGGTGGCCGCCGCCGGACTGCTGCAATACCCGTACGTACTGCTGCTGATTCTGATCGTTGTCTACCTTGCCCATATCCCGTTCGCCTGGCGCAGTCAGCGCTGGGTGGCGGCCCGACCCGAGTCGTGGGACGCCAAACCCAAGGAGCGACGGGATCTACGCCGCGATCAGCGCCGGGACCAGCGGCGCGCCTTCCGGCACGCCGCACTCCCCAAGCGGCGCACAGCGGAGCGTCTGGGGTTGCGCCGGCCCGGTGGGCCACGCTAG
- a CDS encoding phosphatidylserine decarboxylase yields the protein MARRPRPVGSEPDSGIPHIVELIRTTIPPIHPAGLPFIAGGVGLAGLGFKNRWIRGTGLALAGACAAFFRHPARIPPNRADVVVAAADGQICLVDRAVPPPELGLPAEPLPRISIFLSVFDVHVQRVPVAGEATAVIHRSGQFLSADRAEASVANERNSVHIRTRTGHDVVVVQIAGLIARRIICHAKVGDQLSIGDTYGLIRFGSRVDTYLPEGSKILVQPGQRAVGAETVLAELPSSTDNA from the coding sequence GTGGCAAGACGCCCCCGCCCCGTAGGTTCAGAGCCGGACTCCGGCATCCCGCATATCGTCGAACTCATCCGCACGACGATCCCACCGATCCATCCGGCAGGACTCCCGTTCATCGCCGGTGGAGTTGGGCTGGCGGGACTTGGGTTCAAGAATCGCTGGATTCGCGGAACCGGGCTGGCGCTCGCGGGCGCGTGCGCCGCATTCTTCCGGCATCCTGCGCGCATCCCACCCAACCGTGCCGATGTGGTGGTGGCCGCGGCCGACGGCCAGATCTGCTTGGTCGATCGCGCGGTACCTCCGCCGGAACTGGGGCTGCCCGCCGAGCCTCTCCCCCGCATCAGCATCTTTCTGTCGGTGTTCGATGTTCACGTGCAGCGGGTCCCCGTCGCCGGTGAGGCGACGGCAGTCATTCACCGCAGTGGGCAGTTCCTGTCGGCCGACCGTGCCGAGGCGAGCGTTGCCAACGAACGCAACAGCGTGCACATCCGTACTCGCACCGGGCACGATGTGGTGGTGGTCCAGATCGCCGGACTCATTGCACGCCGGATCATCTGCCACGCCAAGGTCGGTGACCAGTTGTCCATCGGCGACACCTACGGATTGATCCGATTCGGTTCCCGGGTGGACACCTACCTGCCCGAGGGGTCGAAAATTCTTGTCCAGCCAGGGCAACGAGCCGTGGGCGCCGAGACCGTGCTGGCCGAGCTGCCGTCCTCCACCGATAACGCGTAA
- the glp gene encoding gephyrin-like molybdotransferase Glp, translating to MRSVAEHQQVVAGLIQAPALVRVPVGAAERLVLAADVIAPLNLPVFDNSAMDGYAVHRDDLAGASPTNPVTLPVTEDIPAGRTDVLTLKPGTAHRIMTGAPLPAGATAVVPVEVTDGGTESVAITEEPRAGQHIRSAGEDVRVGDTVLSAGTRLMAPALGLAAALGLEELTVHPRLRVVIASTGSELVPPGTDLKPGQIYESNAIMLAAAVQEAGADAVVAPTVADDVEQFLAVLDEFGAQADLVITTGGVSAGAYEVVKDALTDAGVQFVSVAMQPGKPQGAGLVNGVPVLTLPGNPVSALVSFEVFIREPLRAAMGLAPARARHEAVLTDPISAPAGKRQFRRGCWDADRGTVTAVGPPASHHLRWLAASNCLLDIPEDVTELAAGTTVSVWNLS from the coding sequence ATGCGTTCCGTCGCCGAACACCAGCAAGTCGTCGCGGGATTGATCCAGGCGCCCGCGCTTGTCCGGGTGCCGGTAGGTGCGGCTGAGCGACTGGTCCTGGCCGCCGACGTGATCGCGCCACTGAATCTGCCGGTGTTCGACAACTCGGCCATGGATGGGTATGCGGTCCACCGCGACGATCTCGCGGGGGCTTCGCCCACCAATCCGGTGACATTGCCGGTCACCGAGGACATCCCGGCCGGGCGCACCGACGTCCTGACGCTCAAACCCGGTACCGCGCACCGGATCATGACGGGTGCGCCCCTTCCCGCCGGTGCCACCGCGGTGGTGCCCGTCGAAGTCACCGACGGCGGCACCGAATCCGTGGCCATCACCGAAGAACCCCGTGCCGGCCAGCACATCCGGTCCGCAGGCGAGGATGTACGAGTTGGCGACACCGTACTGAGCGCCGGCACCCGGCTGATGGCGCCGGCGTTGGGTCTGGCGGCGGCACTCGGACTCGAGGAGCTGACCGTGCATCCGCGCCTGCGGGTGGTCATCGCCTCCACCGGCAGCGAGTTGGTGCCCCCGGGCACCGACCTCAAGCCCGGGCAGATCTATGAATCCAACGCCATCATGCTTGCCGCCGCTGTCCAGGAGGCCGGGGCCGACGCCGTGGTGGCGCCGACCGTCGCAGACGATGTCGAGCAATTCCTCGCAGTACTCGACGAATTCGGCGCCCAGGCCGACCTGGTCATCACCACCGGTGGAGTCAGCGCCGGAGCCTATGAGGTGGTCAAGGACGCACTCACCGACGCCGGTGTCCAGTTCGTCTCGGTGGCCATGCAGCCCGGCAAACCACAGGGAGCAGGACTCGTCAATGGCGTCCCGGTGCTCACTCTGCCCGGCAATCCCGTCAGCGCGCTGGTGTCGTTCGAAGTGTTCATTCGCGAGCCGTTACGCGCGGCGATGGGGCTGGCGCCCGCGCGGGCGCGCCACGAGGCAGTCCTCACCGATCCCATCTCCGCGCCCGCGGGTAAGCGGCAGTTCCGGCGCGGGTGCTGGGATGCCGACAGAGGGACCGTGACGGCTGTCGGACCTCCCGCATCGCATCATTTGAGATGGCTGGCGGCCTCGAACTGCCTGCTGGACATCCCCGAGGATGTCACCGAACTCGCGGCGGGGACCACTGTCAGCGTGTGGAATCTGAGCTGA
- a CDS encoding HAD-IIA family hydrolase: MTVGGVLFDIDGVLVTSWEPIDGAAQALKVLESDDVRRCFLTNTTSRTRVQIAELLTAAGLAVPADEVITAAMLTADHVIAQHPGARCYLLNDGDITADMPGVDFVESLSDDPDVIILGGAGPQFDHVALSRVYDLMAQGIPVVAMHRNAVWSTREGLRVDTGVYLAGMEQVSGRKAVAVGKPAPAGFQLAAERMGCEPDQVVMVGDDLHVDVLAAQVVGMTGVLVRTGKFRQDTLDRWAADQYSMQPAYVIDSIADLPSLLSDL; encoded by the coding sequence ATGACCGTCGGCGGAGTGCTCTTCGATATCGACGGGGTCCTGGTGACCTCGTGGGAGCCGATCGACGGCGCCGCGCAGGCCCTCAAGGTGCTGGAGAGTGACGACGTTCGTCGTTGCTTCTTGACGAACACCACCTCGCGTACCCGAGTGCAGATCGCGGAGCTGTTGACCGCCGCGGGCCTGGCGGTGCCCGCCGACGAGGTGATTACCGCCGCCATGCTGACCGCCGATCATGTGATCGCCCAGCACCCCGGCGCCCGGTGCTATCTGCTGAACGACGGAGACATCACCGCCGACATGCCCGGGGTCGACTTCGTCGAATCCCTCTCCGATGATCCCGACGTCATCATTCTTGGTGGGGCCGGTCCGCAGTTCGATCATGTGGCGCTGAGCCGGGTATACGACCTGATGGCTCAGGGAATCCCGGTGGTCGCGATGCATCGCAACGCGGTGTGGAGCACACGCGAGGGATTGCGCGTCGATACCGGTGTGTACCTGGCGGGCATGGAGCAGGTTTCGGGGCGCAAGGCGGTCGCTGTCGGCAAGCCCGCCCCGGCGGGATTTCAGCTGGCCGCCGAGCGGATGGGGTGCGAGCCGGATCAAGTCGTGATGGTGGGCGACGACCTGCATGTCGATGTGCTGGCGGCCCAGGTCGTCGGGATGACGGGTGTGCTGGTGCGCACCGGGAAGTTCCGTCAAGACACCCTCGACAGATGGGCTGCCGATCAGTATTCGATGCAACCCGCGTACGTCATCGATTCGATCGCCGATTTGCCGTCCTTGTTGTCGGACCTGTGA
- a CDS encoding VOC family protein, which yields MIDHFGINCADLPTAAAFYDKVLGVLGYTRQMDFGVAIGYGTAGKPDFWIGGGDAAGGPNREIHVAFSAESTEKVDEFFTTATGEGAEALHAPRLWPEYHPGYYGAFVRDPDGNNVEAVFHGAAPA from the coding sequence ATGATCGACCACTTCGGTATCAACTGCGCGGACCTGCCGACCGCGGCCGCGTTCTATGACAAGGTGCTCGGGGTTCTCGGGTACACGCGACAGATGGATTTCGGTGTCGCCATCGGGTACGGGACCGCAGGAAAGCCTGACTTTTGGATCGGCGGCGGCGATGCCGCGGGCGGACCCAATCGTGAGATCCATGTTGCCTTCTCTGCCGAGAGCACCGAGAAGGTCGACGAGTTCTTCACGACGGCGACGGGTGAAGGCGCCGAGGCCCTTCATGCGCCGCGGCTATGGCCGGAGTATCACCCGGGTTATTACGGTGCGTTTGTCCGCGACCCTGATGGCAACAACGTCGAGGCGGTGTTTCACGGGGCGGCGCCCGCCTAA
- a CDS encoding MspA family porin — MCSGTGVAAADPLPVADVSQSADTDDGWHLSAALSRMTINSVPNMAATAFTREGFVTGKALASIDGNGAVPVNSGTLVMGLQLGCQIDLSEGGSVDVGADAGVSPGFSGGSNLLAMVGPYAEVNGSISVNLLPGTIKNIVLGKKALKGRTGEIVVHDAHVKVDACGGPVSIRFFTTALIDTDKSDDSVNVYGDILSL, encoded by the coding sequence CTGTGCTCGGGCACGGGAGTGGCTGCGGCAGACCCGCTGCCGGTCGCCGACGTCAGCCAGTCTGCCGATACCGACGACGGCTGGCATCTGAGTGCTGCGCTGTCGCGGATGACTATCAACTCTGTGCCAAACATGGCCGCCACAGCGTTCACACGAGAGGGGTTTGTCACCGGCAAGGCCCTCGCCAGCATCGACGGTAACGGCGCGGTTCCGGTCAACTCCGGAACCCTCGTCATGGGGTTGCAGCTGGGCTGCCAGATCGACCTCAGCGAGGGCGGAAGCGTCGACGTCGGCGCGGACGCGGGAGTCAGTCCCGGCTTCTCCGGCGGCAGCAATCTGCTGGCTATGGTCGGCCCTTACGCGGAAGTCAACGGGAGCATCTCGGTCAATCTGCTTCCGGGGACGATCAAGAACATCGTGCTGGGTAAGAAGGCCCTCAAAGGACGCACCGGCGAAATCGTGGTTCACGACGCCCACGTGAAAGTCGACGCCTGCGGCGGACCAGTCTCCATCCGCTTCTTCACGACGGCGCTGATCGACACCGACAAGTCCGACGACAGCGTGAACGTGTACGGGGACATTCTTTCGCTATGA
- a CDS encoding SDR family NAD(P)-dependent oxidoreductase: protein MTAHWSAADIPDQTGRVAVITGANTGLGLETARALAAAGAQVVLAVRDLDKGAAAVEEIGKTTPAGNLALQRLDLSSLSDIRSAAEQLGDQYPQIDLLINNAGVMYPPKGNTADGFELQFGTNHLGHFALTALLLENLTTVRGSRVVTVSSNGHKFRAAIHFDDLQWERNYSRVGAYAQSKLANLLFTYELQRRLEAAGAETVALAAHPGASGTELMRHITFGPEAFSAAALKLAQSPAMGALPSLRAATDPTAVGGQYYGPSGFGEFRGCPKVVKSTRQSHDQALQQRLWSVSEELTGVKFPV, encoded by the coding sequence GTGACCGCACATTGGAGCGCCGCCGACATTCCCGACCAGACGGGACGCGTCGCCGTCATCACCGGTGCCAATACCGGACTGGGCCTGGAGACGGCCCGCGCGTTGGCGGCAGCGGGGGCACAGGTAGTTCTTGCGGTCCGCGATCTGGACAAGGGTGCTGCCGCTGTCGAAGAGATCGGGAAGACCACGCCCGCGGGCAACCTGGCGCTGCAGCGCCTGGATCTATCTTCCCTCTCGGATATCCGTTCTGCTGCTGAACAATTGGGTGATCAATACCCACAGATCGATCTGCTCATCAATAACGCCGGGGTGATGTATCCGCCGAAGGGCAACACCGCGGACGGTTTCGAGCTGCAGTTCGGCACCAACCATCTGGGCCATTTCGCCCTCACCGCCCTGCTGCTGGAGAACCTGACGACGGTGCGTGGCTCCCGCGTCGTAACCGTCAGCAGTAACGGTCATAAGTTTAGAGCCGCAATACATTTCGATGACTTACAGTGGGAGCGCAATTACAGCCGGGTGGGGGCCTACGCCCAGTCCAAACTCGCCAACCTCTTGTTCACCTACGAGCTGCAGCGGCGTCTCGAGGCCGCGGGGGCGGAGACGGTGGCGTTGGCGGCACATCCCGGTGCGTCGGGTACCGAGTTGATGCGTCACATCACCTTCGGTCCGGAGGCGTTCAGTGCGGCGGCGTTGAAACTCGCCCAGAGTCCGGCCATGGGCGCCTTGCCCAGTCTGCGTGCCGCTACGGACCCCACCGCCGTTGGTGGCCAGTACTACGGGCCCTCGGGCTTTGGTGAGTTTCGTGGGTGTCCCAAGGTGGTCAAGTCCACCAGGCAGTCACACGATCAGGCTCTGCAACAACGGCTTTGGTCTGTCTCGGAAGAGTTGACTGGAGTGAAGTTCCCCGTCTAA
- a CDS encoding DEAD/DEAH box helicase, translating to MRAVEAPSTHTLRGWQRRALVRYLAAKPRDFLAVATPGSGKTRFALRIATELLADGTVDKITVVVPTEHLKVQWAQSAASFGLSLDPRFSNSDAQNSSEYHGVVVTYAQVASHPTRHRVRTENHRTLVIFDEIHHAGDAKSWGEAVREAFDDATRRLSLTGTPFRSDDSPIPFINYEPDGAGFQRSQADHTYGYSEALADGVVRPVVFMAYSGEARWRDSAGEEHAARLGEPLTAEQTARAWRTTLDPNGEWIPAVLRAAHARLQQKRNGGMTDAGAMIIASDQKAARAYAKLLTTITGSEPTVVLSDDPKSSDRIAQFSNSTSEWMVAVRMVSEGVDVPRLAVGVYATSASTPLFFAQAIGRYVRSRTQGETASIFLPSVPTLLELASLLEEQRNHVLGKPHREPMGDEEPVERKRTEPGEEEKGFESLSASAELDQVIFDGASFGTATPAGSEEEAEYLGIPGLLDPNQMRDLLRRRQEEQLTKRTASGEVPPEITSTHGQLRELRRELNALVSATHFKSGKPHGWIHNELRRRCGGPPVAAATRDQLKERIVAVRTLHREL from the coding sequence GTGCGGGCTGTAGAGGCGCCCAGCACCCATACATTGCGGGGCTGGCAGCGTAGGGCATTAGTGCGGTATTTGGCCGCCAAGCCCCGAGATTTCCTGGCGGTCGCGACCCCGGGATCAGGGAAAACAAGGTTTGCCCTGCGCATTGCTACCGAGCTGCTGGCCGACGGTACGGTGGACAAGATCACCGTGGTGGTGCCGACCGAACACCTCAAGGTCCAGTGGGCTCAGTCGGCCGCTTCCTTCGGGCTGTCTCTGGACCCGAGATTCAGCAACTCGGACGCACAGAACTCCTCGGAGTATCACGGAGTCGTCGTCACCTATGCGCAGGTGGCAAGTCACCCCACCCGGCACCGGGTCCGCACGGAGAACCACCGCACGTTGGTGATCTTCGACGAGATCCACCACGCCGGAGATGCCAAGAGCTGGGGTGAAGCGGTCCGCGAAGCCTTCGACGACGCGACGCGGCGCCTCTCCTTGACCGGAACCCCGTTCCGCAGTGACGACAGCCCGATCCCATTCATCAACTACGAGCCCGACGGTGCGGGCTTCCAGCGCTCGCAAGCCGACCACACCTACGGCTACTCCGAGGCGCTGGCCGACGGCGTGGTGCGTCCCGTGGTGTTCATGGCGTACTCGGGCGAGGCCCGTTGGCGTGACAGTGCCGGCGAGGAACATGCCGCTCGCCTCGGCGAACCACTTACCGCCGAGCAGACTGCGCGCGCATGGCGCACCACCTTGGACCCCAATGGCGAATGGATACCCGCGGTGCTGCGCGCCGCCCATGCGCGGCTGCAGCAGAAGCGCAATGGCGGGATGACCGATGCCGGCGCCATGATCATCGCCTCCGATCAGAAGGCGGCCCGCGCCTACGCGAAACTACTGACCACCATCACCGGATCGGAACCCACGGTGGTGCTCTCCGACGACCCGAAGTCCTCGGATCGCATCGCGCAGTTCTCCAACAGCACCAGCGAGTGGATGGTCGCGGTGCGCATGGTGTCCGAGGGCGTCGACGTGCCGCGCCTTGCCGTGGGCGTGTACGCGACAAGCGCCTCGACGCCGCTGTTCTTCGCCCAGGCGATCGGTCGGTATGTGCGCTCCCGAACACAAGGTGAGACGGCCAGCATCTTCCTGCCCTCGGTGCCGACACTGCTGGAACTCGCCAGTCTGCTGGAAGAGCAGCGCAATCACGTACTCGGTAAACCACACCGCGAGCCGATGGGCGACGAGGAGCCGGTGGAGCGCAAGCGCACCGAGCCGGGCGAGGAAGAGAAGGGCTTCGAATCGCTCAGTGCCAGTGCCGAACTGGATCAGGTGATCTTCGACGGAGCCTCCTTTGGCACCGCGACGCCAGCGGGCAGCGAGGAGGAAGCCGAGTACCTCGGCATTCCCGGCCTGCTCGATCCGAATCAGATGCGAGATCTGTTGCGGCGCAGGCAAGAAGAGCAGCTCACGAAGCGCACCGCTTCCGGCGAGGTACCCCCGGAAATCACTTCGACACACGGTCAACTGCGCGAACTGCGTCGCGAGCTCAACGCCTTGGTGTCGGCCACGCACTTCAAGTCGGGTAAACCGCACGGCTGGATTCACAATGAGCTGCGCAGGCGGTGCGGAGGCCCCCCGGTGGCCGCGGCCACCCGCGATCAGCTCAAGGAACGCATCGTCGCCGTGCGCACCCTGCATCGGGAGCTCTAG
- a CDS encoding SDR family NAD(P)-dependent oxidoreductase has translation MTKWNTTDIPDQTGRVAIITGANTGLGLETAKALAAHGAHVVLAVRNTEKGKAAADAITAAHSNADVTLQPLDLSSLESVRRASDELKSRYDKIDLLINNAGVMWTEKSTTADGFELQFGTNHLGHYAFTGLLLDHLLPVEGSRVVTVSSIGHRIRAGIHFDDLQWERDYNRVAAYGQSKLANLLFTYELQRRLAGTNTAALAAHPGGSNTELARNSPLWVRAVFNVVAPLLVQGADMGALPTLRAATDPAALGGQYYGPDGFGEQRGNPKVVASSEQSYDLNLQRRLWSVSEELTDVVFPVK, from the coding sequence ATGACCAAATGGAATACCACCGACATCCCCGATCAGACCGGTCGCGTCGCGATCATCACCGGTGCCAACACCGGCCTCGGGCTGGAGACCGCCAAGGCGCTCGCCGCGCACGGCGCCCACGTTGTGCTCGCGGTGCGCAATACGGAGAAGGGAAAGGCAGCGGCCGACGCGATCACCGCGGCCCACTCGAACGCCGACGTGACCCTGCAGCCGTTGGACCTTTCCTCGCTGGAGTCCGTACGCCGGGCCAGTGACGAGCTCAAGTCGCGCTACGACAAGATCGACCTGCTGATCAACAACGCCGGGGTCATGTGGACCGAGAAATCCACCACCGCCGACGGCTTCGAGCTGCAATTCGGCACCAATCACCTGGGGCACTACGCATTCACCGGCCTGCTCCTGGACCACCTGCTACCTGTCGAGGGTTCACGTGTGGTGACCGTCTCCAGCATCGGGCACCGCATTCGCGCCGGGATCCACTTCGATGACCTGCAATGGGAACGCGACTACAACAGGGTCGCGGCCTATGGACAATCGAAGCTGGCCAATCTGTTGTTCACCTACGAACTGCAGCGGCGCCTGGCAGGCACCAATACGGCCGCCCTGGCGGCGCACCCCGGCGGCTCCAACACCGAGCTGGCCCGCAACTCTCCGCTGTGGGTCCGGGCCGTTTTCAACGTCGTGGCGCCATTGCTGGTCCAGGGTGCGGACATGGGCGCGCTGCCCACGTTGCGGGCCGCCACAGACCCTGCGGCCCTGGGCGGGCAGTACTACGGACCGGATGGATTCGGCGAACAACGCGGTAACCCGAAGGTCGTCGCATCGAGCGAGCAATCCTATGACCTCAATTTGCAGCGACGCTTGTGGTCGGTATCTGAAGAACTCACCGACGTGGTCTTCCCGGTGAAGTGA
- a CDS encoding TetR/AcrR family transcriptional regulator, translating into MDQPARPLRADAARNRARVLEVAYQTFAEEGLGVPIDEIARRAGVGAGTVYRHFPAKEDLYRAVAEDRMSTVIGKGRELLESADPGEALFGFLRVMVEWGGTDQGLVDALAGAGVSVEALIPQIEESFYAVLGDLVKAAQRAGTVRSDIGVHEVKALLVGCQAMQSYNKEVSQQVTDVVFDGLRPRR; encoded by the coding sequence ATGGATCAACCTGCCCGGCCCTTGCGTGCTGACGCCGCCCGCAACCGTGCGCGGGTCCTTGAGGTTGCCTATCAAACGTTTGCCGAGGAGGGACTCGGTGTCCCGATCGACGAGATCGCGCGGCGCGCGGGAGTGGGTGCCGGGACCGTCTACCGGCATTTTCCGGCCAAGGAGGATCTGTATCGCGCCGTCGCGGAAGACCGGATGAGCACGGTGATCGGTAAGGGGCGCGAGCTACTGGAGTCGGCCGATCCGGGTGAGGCGCTGTTCGGATTCCTGCGCGTGATGGTCGAGTGGGGTGGGACCGATCAGGGATTGGTGGATGCCCTGGCCGGCGCGGGCGTCAGTGTCGAAGCTCTTATCCCTCAGATCGAGGAATCGTTCTACGCGGTCCTGGGTGATTTGGTGAAGGCCGCACAGCGGGCGGGCACGGTGCGCTCCGATATCGGCGTGCACGAGGTAAAGGCGCTCCTGGTGGGGTGCCAGGCCATGCAGAGCTACAACAAAGAGGTCTCGCAGCAGGTCACCGACGTTGTCTTCGACGGGCTACGGCCGCGTCGTTAG
- a CDS encoding anti-sigma factor family protein has product MNCDELVELITEYLDNSLSPVKRAKLEAHLLECDGCVNYLNQYKSTVSILSQIPQDGPSAALRERLLAGFRERQR; this is encoded by the coding sequence ATGAACTGCGACGAACTCGTCGAACTGATCACGGAGTACCTGGACAATTCACTATCACCGGTCAAGCGCGCGAAGCTCGAGGCACACCTGTTGGAGTGCGACGGATGCGTGAACTACCTGAACCAGTACAAATCCACCGTGTCGATCTTGAGCCAGATCCCGCAGGACGGCCCCAGCGCGGCGCTGCGAGAGAGACTGCTCGCCGGTTTTCGGGAGCGGCAACGCTGA
- a CDS encoding RNA polymerase sigma factor — protein MHSRDAEAALVASLQAGDEGAFAQVVDAHTPAMLQLARSYVRSREIAEEVVQEAWLALCKGIDAFEGRSSLRTWLFTILINIAKERGIRERRDTAKAIAAFTGGIVDPGRFQDTGEWVGHWRDDAAPHSFPETPENLVLSEELLAHVVLQLDGLPETQRVVVTMRDLLGLDSKEVAEHLGITSANQRVLLHRGRAAVRQGLEDYMKDVS, from the coding sequence ATGCACTCACGCGACGCTGAAGCAGCCCTCGTCGCTTCGCTACAAGCAGGCGACGAGGGCGCGTTTGCGCAGGTGGTGGACGCACACACGCCCGCGATGCTGCAGCTCGCGCGCAGCTATGTGAGAAGCCGCGAGATCGCCGAAGAGGTGGTGCAGGAGGCCTGGCTCGCATTGTGCAAGGGGATCGACGCATTCGAAGGTCGATCATCACTGCGCACCTGGCTGTTCACGATCCTGATCAACATCGCCAAGGAACGGGGAATCCGCGAACGTCGCGATACCGCGAAGGCCATCGCGGCATTTACCGGAGGGATCGTCGACCCGGGCCGTTTCCAGGACACCGGCGAGTGGGTGGGCCACTGGCGCGACGACGCCGCCCCGCATTCGTTTCCCGAGACGCCGGAGAACCTAGTGCTCTCCGAGGAGCTGCTCGCCCACGTAGTTCTGCAACTCGACGGGCTGCCAGAGACGCAGCGCGTGGTGGTGACGATGCGGGACCTACTGGGACTCGATTCGAAGGAGGTCGCCGAACACCTGGGAATCACCTCGGCCAACCAGCGCGTACTCCTGCATCGCGGACGGGCGGCGGTTCGCCAAGGACTTGAGGACTACATGAAGGACGTGAGTTGA
- a CDS encoding YkgB family protein, whose product MITAQLQRHIEPDAPLARTGVALARYGLAIVIAWIGMLKFTEFEANGIVPLVSHSPLMSWVYDVFSVTTFSSLLGIVEITIAVLLSVKPWLPRLSAVGSLMAIGMFATTVSFLFSTPGVFESAAGGFPVLSSTGQFLIKDVALLGISAWTLVDALTRR is encoded by the coding sequence ATGATCACCGCTCAACTGCAGCGTCACATCGAACCGGACGCACCCTTGGCGCGCACCGGGGTCGCCCTGGCGCGCTATGGGCTCGCGATCGTCATCGCGTGGATCGGCATGCTGAAGTTCACCGAGTTCGAGGCCAACGGCATCGTGCCGCTGGTATCCCACAGTCCGCTGATGTCCTGGGTGTACGACGTCTTCTCGGTCACTACGTTCTCATCGCTACTCGGAATCGTGGAAATCACGATCGCCGTCCTGCTCTCCGTCAAGCCGTGGTTGCCCCGGCTCTCAGCAGTCGGCAGCCTCATGGCCATCGGCATGTTCGCCACCACTGTGAGCTTCCTGTTCAGCACACCGGGGGTGTTCGAGAGCGCGGCCGGAGGGTTCCCGGTGCTGTCCTCCACCGGGCAATTCCTCATCAAGGATGTCGCGCTCCTCGGCATCTCCGCCTGGACCTTGGTCGATGCACTCACGCGACGCTGA